GACGTCCTACCACGCGGATGAGCACGAGGAACTTCTCAACAACTCGTGGCTTGGCGATGTGGAAAGCTCTGACAGTTCCAAGAAGCAGAGCAGAACCCTACAGCCCATAAATTCTAGTTCCGGATCTcaacaagaagatctcATCGAGTTTGAGACATGAACAAACCAAGAACACCCATCAAAATAGAAACTTACATACGTTACAAATGTCATTGGCCGGCCCATGAGCTGGCCACCCAACAGATCACATCTTAAGAGGTCTAACAAGCTTTACCTTTGGATGATttagttcttcaatagtaAGCTGTTCGGGTAAATAAATTAATATGTCTTAAAGGTTAAGAAAGGGCCTTTCAATAACACTCAATTGAAGTAAAACACCCAGACTGGCAAACCAAAGGACCATTGAAGGTCGAGTAGTACTGTTAAACATGTTTAAACTCACTGGTAATGCTTCATTCGTTGCCTCGTGCGGAAAGCAGTTCTTTCTGAGCAATTCGATCAATCTACGGACTAAACCACTGGTAGCGTCACTGATGGGGCCGCAAGTGCTCTTGACTAGCGCGAAGAGACTAGTTGGACTCTCAAACACTGTTGGTAAGACGAGGTTCTTCTCCCAGACAGGAGCGATTAAGTCGAGATGGAGTAACGGACTTGGAGGAAGTGCAACAGATAGATACGCACGGTTGAACCGATTCCAAATGTACCAAGGTggtcaaaagaataataaTACTATTGGTAAGATGACTATTTTCAGTGTATCGGTAATGGCTGGTGTATTCTTCCTATCCCCATACCTTTTCCAGTACGTGCCACCTTTCACCTACTTCAAACACAACCCGTCTCATATGGTATACGGTCTACTTGGTATCAACGCTGTTGTATTTGGCCTGTGGCAACTTCCCAGGAATTGGAGAATACTACAGAGATATATGATGTTGGAAAAGGACCACATTTACAGCAAATGGTCAGTAATAGGAAGTGCTTTCTCACATCAGGAGCTATGGCATCTAGGTATGAACATGTTAGCTTTGTGGTCATTTGGTACATCCCTAGCTTCAATCCTGGGTGCTTCGaatttcttttccttgtaCATGAATAGCGCAGTCGCAGGTTCGCTATTTTCCTTATGGTATCCACGAATTGCACGTTTAGGCATGATTGGTCCCAGTCTGGGTGCCAGTGGTGCACTTTTTGGGGTCTTTGGATGTTTCTCATACTTGTTCCCAAGTGCTAAGATACTGCTTCTTGTGTTCCCAATTCCGGGTGGTGCCTGGGTAGCATTTTTAGCGGCCAGTGCATGGAATGCAGCCGGTTGTGCCCTAAGATGGGGATCATTCGATTATGCTGCTCATTTGGGTGGGTCTCTAGTAGGCGTCCTGTACGGTTGGTACATCAGCGAAAATGCTAAGAGACAAAGAGAGAAGCGACTACAAAAGCTGACCAAATGGTTTTAGCTCTCCAAACTGTAAATAGTATACACACCCTTAGTCTCTATTCTGCATTAAACCTCCTCGTACAACAAAGTATTTGTTTTCCTTCATCTGG
Above is a window of Torulaspora delbrueckii CBS 1146 chromosome 6, complete genome DNA encoding:
- the PCP1 gene encoding rhomboid protease PCP1 (similar to Saccharomyces cerevisiae PCP1 (YGR101W); ancestral locus Anc_3.445), which translates into the protein MFKLTGNASFVASCGKQFFLSNSINLRTKPLVASLMGPQVLLTSAKRLVGLSNTVGKTRFFSQTGAIKSRWSNGLGGSATDRYARLNRFQMYQGGQKNNNTIGKMTIFSVSVMAGVFFLSPYLFQYVPPFTYFKHNPSHMVYGLLGINAVVFGLWQLPRNWRILQRYMMLEKDHIYSKWSVIGSAFSHQELWHLGMNMLALWSFGTSLASILGASNFFSLYMNSAVAGSLFSLWYPRIARLGMIGPSLGASGALFGVFGCFSYLFPSAKILLLVFPIPGGAWVAFLAASAWNAAGCALRWGSFDYAAHLGGSLVGVLYGWYISENAKRQREKRLQKLTKWF